In Granulicella mallensis MP5ACTX8, the sequence CTTTACCCAGCGGAAAAAGTCCGTATTTTGATCCTTAGTGCCAAGGGCCCGTTTCATCCCAGCCTGGGGCAAAGCAAACCCGAGCCAACACGCTATCGCGTGGTGACTCGGGGAGCGACGCCCCAGGTTAGGCGCAAGAGTAGAAGTTAAGGGCTGTAAGCCCGACTCATCTTCTGTGCAGGGGACGATGAATCGGGCTTACAGCCCTCTGTTTTCGAGTTGATCCTGTACCTGGGGCTACGCTTGCAGCGAGCTAAAAACCGCTCGCTGCCGCGCTCCACCCCAGGCTGGGATGAAACGGGCCCTTGGCCCTAAAGATCAAGAGACTCTCTTTTCCTCTACGAGCTTTCCGCAGCCTCTTTAGACCGTACGCAAGCCAAAATAGATGCGGCTTCAACCGCTGAGGAATGTTCGCCTGGATACATTCCCGCAGCGGCTGAAGCCGCATTGTCAGATAGGCATTACGGCGGGACTGAAGTCCCGCCCCTTCAAAACAACAGCTTTCTGTTACTTGCCCGTGTAGACCACGTGCCAGACGCTGCGGCTGCCGTCGTCGGTGACGAACAGGCTGCCGTCGTTGCCTACGGTAACTCCTACGGGACGTCCCCAGACCTGGCCGTCAGCCGTGACGAAGCCGGTGAGGAAGTCATCGTATTCGCCAGTCGCGTGGCCGTTCTTCATGGGGATGCTGACCACTTCGTAGCCCGCACGATTCAGGCGGTTCCACGAGCCGTGCTCAGCGGCGAACGCATAGCCGCCATACTCCGCCGGGAAGGCATCCGCTTTTTTGGCCGTCGGGTAGAAGGTCATCTCCAGCGAGGCCATGTGCGGCTGCACGAGGACGTCGGGGGTGATCACCTTGGACTGAAGCTCAGGGTGCTTGCCGGCGTGCCGCGGGTCCTGATGTCCGCCCATGTAGAACCAGGGCCAGCCATAGAAGCCGTCTTCCTTGACCGAGGTCACATAGTCAGGGACGAGATGGTTGCCGAGGTTATCGCGCTCGTTGACCGAGCACCAGAGCTGTCCGGTGATGGGGTTGATGGCCTCACCGACGCAGTTGCGGATGCCGTAGGCGTAGATCTTGATGAACTTGCCCTCGGGGGTGTACTCGAGGACATCGGCGCGGTGGAACTCCTTGGGGTGCGTATCGGGATCATCGACGTTCGAGCCCGAGCCGACGGAGACCAGCAGATGCTGGCCGTCCGCGCTGAAGATAACGTCGCGCGTCCAGTGGCCGCCGCCGGTGAGCTGAGCGTAGCCCGGGATATCGGGAACGATGGTCTCGGCAGCGCCGGAAGCGTGCAGGTCTCCGGTCTTATAGGCAAAGCGCTGGACGGTGGTGGCGTTGCCGACATAGAGATACTTCGGATTCTTGGCCGGATAGAAGGCGATGCCGAAGGGATGATCGAGACCTGTAGCAAACTTCTCAATCCTGGCAGCCTTGCCGTCGGGTCCGATGCCGCGAAGGACGAGGAGGACGCCGGCGCCGGAGTCGGCGACGAAGAGGTCTCCGTTCGGTGCAGTGCGGATGACACGCGGCTCGGTGAAGGTGCCGCCGCTGAGCGTCATGTGCTCTTTGTTATCCGCGCGCTGCATAGGAGTGGCGTCTCCACCGGCATAGAGCGTGACCTTGAAGCCTGCAGGGGCAACAGGCCAGGCGTTTGCGGGCTTCGCAATGACACGGGGGGTGTTGTTGACCGACTCGTCGGGATGGGGTTCGGGCAGATCGCCGACAGTGATCTTATGGCGAACGCCGGGGGCCTGTTGGTTGTAATCCGTGAAGGCGGCCTGGCCTGTCAGCAGGGGCTGCTGTGCGACGGCGTTCGCCGACATCAGGGTAGCGGCTGCGGCCGTGGCGAGAAGACTGAGAAAACGTTTGCGCATGTGGACTCCGTGGGAGGGTTGGTCGTGAGCGTCGATGAGGGACGTCCTTGTATGACAGGACGATGATGGAATTGTACGAGTTTCGTTCAGGGATGCGCTGGGGGCGCTGAAGATGGCGGATTCTCTGTTGCCGTCGAGTTGGCTGAAGCCAGGGCCTTGATCTGCTCCAGGCTGGCGGTAGCCTCCAGCACGGCGCGATCTTTGTGTTGCTCAAGCGTGGTGGAGGTCAGGATGCTGCGCATGGCGGAGTCGGCGGCGTTATGCGGCTCCGCCGCGCTGCCCAGACCGCGCAGGATGTTCAGCAGCGTGGTCAGCGTCTCTACGGTGTGCTGGGCGGCCGCCGGATCAGGGGCGATCTCTTCGATGCGGAGACGAACAGACCCGCTGTAGCGAAGGCTGGCGACGAGGTCGGTGTCTTCCGGCAACGGCAGTTGCAGCCCCAGAATCGAGATATAGCCGTCCTTCGCGAAGGGAAGGCCGATGTGGCCGATCCCCCAGGCCTGTGAGAGCAGAGGGACCTCGGAGTAGCGTGCCGCCAGCAGCGACGATCCTGGCGTGCTCAGCGCTGAGGCCCGTGAGCGGTCGAGCATCGAGTGGATCTGCTCTGCCGTGGGGGTGTTGGATGCGGCGATGGTGTCATAGCCGAGCTGCGTCACGCGCAGCGTGCGGCCTTCGAGGGGGATGCAGTAGATGTCTCGTCCGGCGTAGCTCTCGTGCGAGGTCGCGATGCTGGCAAGATACTTTGCCAGGCGCTGTCCGTCGAAGCTTCCGACGAAGACCTCGGAGTAGGCCACGGGGCCGTTGGGGCCGTTCGGATTGGCCATGCGGTGCAGCGCGAAAGCCGCGTCGTCGATGTCGCGTTCGGGCACGATGCCTGTGGCGTCGATGAAGTGCTGGAAGTCGCTGCTGCGCTGCACGGGCGTCGCGTCGAAGTGGGTTGCGGCGCGCACGGTCTTCAGGTGGATGTAGACGATAGCGTCGGCTTCGGGGAGAAGCCGCGCAGCTTCGGGGGGAGAGTTCGCCCGCAGGTAAAGTGAAATGCCCAGCGCTGCCAGCACAATCAGGACGACTAACAGGGGAATGAGGGTACGTTTGCGCATAGGTGGTTAAGGGAAGAGCTTGCTTGTCCTAACGGTGAAACGAGTGCCGGGGGCCCATGCTGTGTGATTTTACTCGTGCAATCGTTTGGGGTAATGCAGGCAATAGAGAGCACTGCGTGATTTTGCGAATCATACCGTTTCGCCATGGGTTTCTTGCAGGGGGCGTGCTGTGATAAAGTCAAAACTGCGCTGCGCGGTTCTGGCAGCGTAGTTTGCTGTTTGGGCTGGCGTAGCTCAGCTGGTAGAGCACCTGATTTGTAATCAGGCGGTCGGGGGTTCAAATCCCTTCGCCAGCTCCAGATTTTCCGCAGCATTCGTATGAGAGTTTGGTTGTACCTGCTTGTTGTTCCAGCCTGCAGTGTCCGCCAGCCACATCTGGATTGAATTCTGGCGCGAATCTTCGTGTTGGGCATTTGTACGGAGTGTGGCAGGGCATTTGTTGGATTGGGCCAATCGGCGGGGTA encodes:
- a CDS encoding PQQ-dependent sugar dehydrogenase, giving the protein MRKRFLSLLATAAAATLMSANAVAQQPLLTGQAAFTDYNQQAPGVRHKITVGDLPEPHPDESVNNTPRVIAKPANAWPVAPAGFKVTLYAGGDATPMQRADNKEHMTLSGGTFTEPRVIRTAPNGDLFVADSGAGVLLVLRGIGPDGKAARIEKFATGLDHPFGIAFYPAKNPKYLYVGNATTVQRFAYKTGDLHASGAAETIVPDIPGYAQLTGGGHWTRDVIFSADGQHLLVSVGSGSNVDDPDTHPKEFHRADVLEYTPEGKFIKIYAYGIRNCVGEAINPITGQLWCSVNERDNLGNHLVPDYVTSVKEDGFYGWPWFYMGGHQDPRHAGKHPELQSKVITPDVLVQPHMASLEMTFYPTAKKADAFPAEYGGYAFAAEHGSWNRLNRAGYEVVSIPMKNGHATGEYDDFLTGFVTADGQVWGRPVGVTVGNDGSLFVTDDGSRSVWHVVYTGK